From the genome of Hymenobacter cellulosilyticus, one region includes:
- a CDS encoding GNAT family N-acetyltransferase, with product MLPLLEEARRQHVRLLYWFVDPADTEAAVTARALGARLADRKITYCIPTDSAPQQLAEGIEPITVVTPQLRSLALQSGCCSRFLTDPGFAAGVYEELYTRWIENSVTGDRAREVLVYRPAPTAPEMGLLTLEVHHDLINIGLLAVDEMARGQKVGTKLVAAARQRTAQWGFPTLQVVTQQDNLNACRFYEQCGFHAERIQHVYHIWMK from the coding sequence GTGCTGCCACTGCTTGAAGAAGCCCGGCGGCAGCACGTTCGACTGCTCTACTGGTTCGTAGATCCGGCCGATACCGAGGCGGCTGTTACGGCGCGGGCGTTGGGAGCCCGGCTCGCCGACCGCAAGATTACGTACTGCATACCCACCGACTCTGCGCCGCAACAGTTGGCCGAAGGCATAGAGCCTATTACCGTAGTTACCCCCCAGCTGCGGTCCCTGGCGCTGCAGAGCGGCTGCTGCTCACGCTTCCTGACCGACCCGGGCTTTGCAGCTGGCGTCTACGAGGAGCTTTACACGCGCTGGATTGAGAACTCGGTAACTGGAGACCGGGCCCGGGAAGTGCTGGTGTACCGGCCGGCACCTACGGCCCCCGAAATGGGGCTGCTTACCTTGGAAGTACACCACGACCTTATCAATATCGGCTTGCTGGCGGTGGATGAGATGGCCCGCGGACAGAAGGTAGGTACTAAACTAGTGGCGGCGGCCCGGCAGCGTACGGCTCAGTGGGGTTTCCCCACGCTGCAGGTTGTAACCCAGCAGGACAACCTAAATGCCTGCCGATTCTATGAACAGTGCGGTTTCCACGCCGAGCGTATTCAGCACGTTTATCACATATGGATGAAATAA
- a CDS encoding glycosyltransferase family 4 protein, with protein sequence MHILFLVPYPPGKAPSQRFRFEQYLHFLTEAGHTYQLESFISEETWAILYKPGHTLTKALGILGGFLRRFLLLFSVPKADFVFIHREASPIGPPIFEWIIAKLLGKRIIYDFDDAIWIPNTSAANSIVAGVKWHHKVGSICRWAYKVSCGNSYLRDYARQFNPNAIVNPTTIDTVNLHNEVKNQQTDQLVIGWTGTHSTMKYLEQVVPVLAELEQRYQFEFRVISNQEPQLPLRSLGFRPWRKDTEIADLLTFNVGLMPLEDDPWAKGKCAFKALQYMALGVPALVSPVGMNSEVVTEGVDGYICATPEQWYHGLEKLLRDHELRTRFGQAARATIEARFSVLANRDNFLALFA encoded by the coding sequence ATGCACATTTTATTTCTTGTTCCTTATCCTCCCGGTAAGGCTCCTTCGCAGCGGTTTCGGTTCGAGCAATACCTGCATTTTCTCACCGAAGCGGGTCATACCTACCAGCTGGAATCATTCATTTCGGAAGAAACCTGGGCCATTCTTTACAAGCCCGGCCACACCCTGACCAAGGCGCTAGGCATTCTGGGAGGCTTTTTACGCCGCTTTTTGCTGTTGTTCTCGGTGCCCAAGGCCGATTTTGTCTTTATTCACCGCGAAGCTTCGCCCATTGGGCCGCCCATCTTCGAGTGGATTATTGCCAAGCTTCTGGGCAAGCGCATCATCTACGACTTCGACGACGCCATCTGGATTCCCAATACCTCCGCCGCCAACAGCATTGTGGCTGGTGTGAAGTGGCACCATAAAGTGGGCAGCATCTGCCGCTGGGCCTACAAAGTGAGCTGCGGCAACAGCTACCTGCGTGACTATGCCCGGCAGTTTAACCCCAACGCCATTGTCAACCCTACCACCATCGACACGGTAAACCTGCACAACGAGGTGAAAAACCAGCAGACCGACCAGCTCGTCATCGGCTGGACGGGTACGCACTCCACCATGAAATACCTGGAGCAGGTAGTGCCCGTGCTGGCCGAGCTGGAGCAGCGCTACCAGTTCGAGTTTCGTGTCATTTCCAACCAGGAGCCCCAGCTGCCGTTGCGTTCCTTGGGGTTCCGGCCCTGGCGCAAGGACACGGAAATTGCAGACTTGCTAACATTTAATGTGGGCTTGATGCCTTTGGAAGACGACCCCTGGGCCAAGGGCAAGTGCGCTTTCAAGGCGCTGCAATATATGGCCTTGGGCGTGCCCGCGCTGGTGTCGCCGGTAGGCATGAACAGCGAAGTGGTAACCGAGGGCGTCGACGGCTACATCTGCGCCACGCCCGAGCAGTGGTACCACGGACTGGAAAAGCTTCTGCGCGACCATGAGCTGCGCACCCGTTTTGGTCAGGCCGCCCGGGCTACCATTGAAGCCCGCTTCTCGGTGCTGGCAAACCGCGACAATTTCTTGGCGTTGTTTGCCTGA
- a CDS encoding ArnT family glycosyltransferase, protein MINSAQPQGDVPSTFRYAASVVPVLLLGGLVVRLLFLWVGADVYYHGKSPYINNDTYSFTQSFYNLLEQGIYSFNLRNPEAAFGRLPGYPFFWGAHRLLVGRTYVYPAVAFTQILLDTGAIYLVYATTRALTHDLRAAWVSALLYAGYPFIIVWLTISGSEALGTFMTILAFWWLATRPVTKATAVGAGLLIGLAFMVREYLGILLLGAFFWVYQSKGLNWHFIRLSVLVAVGFLVVYVGWPIRNYLGQHKLVLVKTRTAGYDRYAEDVSTARQWIYGWTTEADPYLDGIAGLKPLPAFPAGVVGSPAEARQIQALIQRVRQCGTGFHSWRYAQMYPRPTNCNAELAAGFTALHDSYKQRHPWLYWFRVPLINLKRAFFKSQLQQGGAGKLSFILFGYRSALLLLGLWGRGCCAGTGASGPSCFSLALCICSCALASGTWKSAT, encoded by the coding sequence GTGATTAACTCTGCTCAACCCCAGGGGGATGTTCCGTCCACTTTCCGTTATGCCGCGTCCGTGGTGCCGGTGCTGTTGCTGGGCGGTCTGGTGGTGCGGCTGCTGTTTCTGTGGGTAGGGGCCGACGTATACTACCACGGCAAGAGCCCCTATATCAACAACGACACTTATTCGTTTACCCAAAGTTTCTACAACCTGCTGGAGCAGGGGATTTACAGCTTTAATCTGAGAAACCCTGAGGCCGCCTTCGGCCGGTTGCCGGGCTACCCGTTTTTCTGGGGCGCCCACCGGCTGCTAGTGGGGCGCACCTACGTGTATCCGGCGGTAGCCTTTACTCAGATATTGCTGGACACGGGCGCTATTTACTTGGTTTACGCCACAACCCGGGCCCTCACGCACGACCTTCGGGCAGCCTGGGTTTCGGCTTTGCTATATGCTGGGTATCCGTTTATCATCGTGTGGCTGACCATATCCGGCTCCGAGGCGCTGGGGACGTTTATGACCATCCTGGCCTTCTGGTGGCTGGCCACTCGGCCGGTTACAAAGGCCACGGCGGTGGGGGCGGGGCTGCTGATTGGCCTGGCCTTCATGGTGCGCGAATACCTGGGAATCCTGCTGCTGGGCGCTTTTTTCTGGGTGTACCAGAGCAAAGGCCTGAATTGGCACTTTATCCGGCTGAGCGTGCTGGTAGCGGTGGGGTTTTTGGTCGTCTACGTCGGCTGGCCTATTCGCAATTACCTGGGGCAGCACAAGTTGGTACTCGTAAAAACCCGCACTGCCGGCTACGACCGGTACGCCGAAGACGTGTCGACGGCCCGGCAGTGGATTTATGGCTGGACTACGGAAGCTGACCCGTATCTGGATGGCATTGCCGGCCTGAAGCCCTTGCCGGCGTTTCCGGCCGGAGTGGTGGGCAGTCCGGCCGAAGCCCGGCAGATTCAGGCTCTGATTCAGCGGGTGCGGCAGTGCGGCACGGGGTTTCACTCTTGGCGCTACGCGCAGATGTACCCTCGGCCGACCAACTGCAACGCCGAGCTTGCCGCAGGCTTTACGGCCCTACACGACTCGTATAAGCAGCGCCACCCTTGGCTTTACTGGTTTCGGGTGCCCCTTATTAATCTGAAGCGGGCCTTTTTTAAAAGTCAGCTTCAACAGGGCGGGGCGGGCAAGCTTAGCTTTATCCTGTTCGGGTATCGGAGTGCGCTGCTGCTGCTGGGCTTGTGGGGGCGTGGCTGTTGCGCCGGCACCGGGGCATCTGGCCCATCGTGTTTTTCTTTGGCTTTATGTATTTGTTCCTGTGCTTTGGCGTCCGGCACCTGGAAATCCGCTACCTGA
- the rffA gene encoding dTDP-4-amino-4,6-dideoxygalactose transaminase codes for MTPTYIPFNKPYLSGNETRYIDEAVRSGKISGDGMFTMRCHQFFEQELGFKKVLLTTSCTDALEMAALLIDIQPGDEVIMPAYTFVSTPNAFVLRGATIVFADSYALSPNLDPAQLEALITPRTKAIVPVHYAGIACDMDPIMDLARRYNLFVIEDAAQAIDSYYKGRKLGSIGHLAAFSFHETKNIISGEGGMLAINDLQFAERAEVLREKGTNRSSFFRGEVDKYSWVDYGSSFLPSDIIAAFLWAQLENIEDIQRQRRHIWQRYYEALRPLQEIGVGLPLIPDYATNNAHMFHLVCRSLAERTALIERLKAENVHPVFHYLSLHTSPFYAPKHDGRVLPHSDHYSDCLVRLPFYYELTDANQDFINQLLLEFYQQ; via the coding sequence ATGACTCCAACTTATATTCCTTTTAACAAGCCTTACCTGTCTGGCAACGAAACTCGCTATATAGATGAGGCTGTGCGCTCGGGCAAAATATCTGGTGATGGAATGTTTACGATGCGCTGCCACCAGTTTTTTGAGCAGGAGTTGGGCTTTAAAAAAGTATTGCTGACTACTTCCTGCACGGACGCGCTGGAGATGGCCGCTCTCCTGATTGACATTCAGCCCGGGGATGAGGTAATCATGCCCGCATATACGTTTGTTTCAACGCCCAATGCCTTTGTACTGCGCGGTGCTACCATCGTATTCGCCGACAGCTACGCCCTGAGCCCCAACCTGGATCCGGCCCAGCTGGAAGCCCTGATTACCCCCCGCACAAAGGCCATTGTGCCGGTACACTACGCCGGCATTGCCTGCGACATGGACCCGATTATGGACCTTGCGCGCCGCTACAATCTTTTTGTAATAGAAGATGCCGCCCAAGCCATCGACAGCTACTACAAAGGCCGCAAACTAGGCTCCATTGGGCATTTGGCGGCTTTCTCTTTCCACGAGACAAAGAATATCATTTCGGGGGAGGGCGGCATGCTGGCCATCAATGATCTGCAGTTTGCTGAGCGGGCCGAAGTGCTCCGGGAGAAAGGCACCAACCGGTCGTCCTTCTTTCGTGGCGAGGTCGATAAATACAGCTGGGTTGATTACGGCTCCTCCTTTCTGCCCTCCGACATCATTGCGGCCTTTCTCTGGGCCCAGCTGGAGAACATAGAGGATATCCAGCGGCAGCGCCGGCACATCTGGCAGCGGTATTACGAAGCGCTGCGCCCCCTGCAGGAAATAGGCGTAGGGTTGCCCCTAATTCCCGACTATGCTACCAATAATGCCCACATGTTTCACCTGGTGTGCCGCAGTCTGGCCGAGCGCACGGCCCTGATCGAGCGACTGAAGGCTGAAAACGTGCATCCGGTCTTTCACTATCTTTCCCTGCACACCAGTCCGTTCTACGCCCCTAAGCACGATGGCCGGGTTTTGCCGCATTCCGACCATTACAGCGACTGTTTGGTCCGGCTGCCCTTTTATTACGAACTGACGGACGCCAACCAGGATTTTATCAATCAACTTCTCCTGGAGTTTTATCAACAGTAA